The genomic interval AGCCCCTGCGCTTCCTTGAAGGCCTGGCCAATGGCCACCTCCAGGGAGGCGGAAGAGGAGAGCCCGGCCCCCTGGGGCACGTTGCCGGAGACCACCAGGTTGAGGCCGCGCAGGGCATGACCGCGCTCCTGCAGGCACTTCACCACGCCGCGGATGTAGTCGCTCCAGCGCTGATCCGGATGATGGGTGATGGGCTTGTCCAGGCTGAACAGATCGCGCTGGTTGCCGTAGTCGGCGGCGACCACGTGCACCAGGTTGTCTGTGCGGCGGCCGATGGCGACGCAGGTCTCGTAGTCGATGGCGCAGGGCAGCACGAAGCCGTCGTTGTAGTCGGTGTGCTCGCCGATGAGGTTGACGCGACCGGGGGCTCGGACCAGCAGGTCGGGTTGCTGCTCAAACTGCTCGGCAAAGACGGCGCTGACGCGTTGGCTCGGGGTCATGGGGTCACCTCATTGGCTTTGTAATGAACGGGGGAGAGGGAGCGCAGGCGCTCGGCGGCCTGTTCCGGGGTCAGGTCTCGCTGGGTTTCGGCCAGCATCTCGAAGCCCACCATAAACTTGCGTACCGTGGCGGAGCGCAGCAGGGGCGGATAGAAGTGGGCGTGCAACTGCCAGGCCTCGGGGCAGTCCGACTTGGGCGGCGCGAAGTGCCAGCCCATGGAGTAGGGGAAGCTGCACTCGAACAGGTTGTCGTAGCGGCTGGTCAGCTCCTTGAGCGCGATGGCCAGATCCTGCTGCAACTCCGGGGTGAGATTGAGCAGGGAGGGAACATGGCGTTTGGGCAGCAGCAGGGTTTCGAATGGCCAGGCGGCCCAGAACGGTACCACGGCCAGCCAGTGTTCGGTCTCCACCACGATGCGGGAGCGGTCTTGCAGCTCGCGCTCCACGTAGTCGACCAGCAGCGGACGGCCGTGCTCGGCCAGCCAGGCGCGCTGGTGTTCCTCTTCCCGGGCGATCTCGTTGGGCAGGAAGTCGCTGCCCCAGAGCTGGCCGTGGGGGTGGGGATTGGAGCAGCCCATGACGGCGCCCTTGTTCTCGAACACCTGTACCCATTCCCACTGGGCTGACAGCTCGGCCACCTGGTTCATCCAGGTAGTGATCACCGCCTCTATGGCGGGCAGCGCCAGCTCGGGGAGTGTCTTGCCGTGGTCCGGCGAGAAGCAGATGACCCGGCTGGTGCCGCGGGCGGCCTCCAGCTTCAGCAGGGGATCCTGCTGGCCGGCGGCGGCCGGGGTGTCCTGCATCAGGGCGGCGAAGTCGTTGGTAAAGACGAAGGTGCCCTGATAGTCGGGATTGATATCGCCGGTGACGCGCTTGTTGCCCGCGCAGAGGAAGCAGTCCGGATCGTGGGCCTGGCTCGTCGCCTGGCTCACTTTCTCGACCTGGCCCTGCCAGGGGCGCTTGGCCCTGTGGGGGGAGACCAGCACATACTGGCCGGTCAGCGGGTTGAAGCGGCGGTGGGGGTGATCAACGGGGTTGAACATCATCACTCCAATCAATGAGTTGAGAGAATCGTCATGGAGAGGCCAGGGCCTACTCCTCGTAACCGTTCGGGTTGGTGGACTGCCAGCGCCAGCTGTCGGCGCACATGGCCGCGAGATCCCGGCTGGCGTGCCAGCCCAGCTCCCGTTCGGCCTTGGCAGGGTCTGCCCAGCACTCGGCGATGTCGCCGGGGCGCCTTGGCTCGATGCGATAGGGCAGGGGGCGACTGCTGGCCGCCTCGAACGCCGCCACCATCTGCAGCACGCTCTGGCCCTGGCCGGTGCCCAGGTTGTAGGCATGGACGCCGCCCTTGTGAGTGCAATGCTGCAGCGCCTTGACGTGGCCCTCGGCGAGATCCATTACATGGATATAGTCGCGCACCCCTGTGCCATCCGGGGTTTTGTAATCGTTTCCAAAGACGGAGAGGCAGTCACGGCGGCCGATGGCGACCTGGGTCAAAAAGGGCATTAGGTTGTTCGGGATGCCCTGGGGATCCTCTCCCAAGGTGCCGGACTCATGGGCACCGACCGGGTTGAAGTAGCGCAGCAGGGTCATGCTCCAGTGGGGCTCTGCGGCCTGCAGATCCTCGAGGATCTCCTCGATGATCAGCTTGGATCGGCCGTAAGGGTTGGTGGCGCTGCGGGGGAAGTCTTCCCGGATGGGCACGCTTGCGGGATCGCCGTAGACGGTGGCCGAGGAGCTGAACACCAGGTTGTGGACCCCGGCGCGTTTCATGGCCTGCAGCAGCACCAGAGTGCCGCCGAGGTTGTTGTCGTAGTAGTCGAGGGGGATCCGGGTCGACTCGCCGACCGCTTTCAGGGCGGCAAAGTGGATCACGGCCCCTATCTCCTGCTCGGCGAAGATGCGATCCAGCAGGGCCGGGTCGCGGATGTCCCCCTGGTAGAACGCGGGCACCTGCCCGCTGATGGCGGCGATGCGTGCCAGCACGCCGGCCTTGCTGTTGCACAGGTTGTCCACCACCACGGGCTCCATGGCTGCGGCCTGCAAGGCCAGACAGGTGTGGCTGCCGATATAGCCGCAACCGCCGGTGACCAGTACTTTCATCCTCTTCTCCACCCTTGGATCCTCACACAGGAAAGTCTGAGAAGGAGTCTAGCCGAGGGGTTGGAAGGTAAACTGTGAGCCGGTACACATTTTTGTGTAAACGATTACACTTCCTTTTGTCACCATGAATGCCGGTGGGTGATTTTTTCCCCTGTTATCAGGGACATTGCCCGGTATAATGCGGCATACCGAACCGTGAAATAAGTGAAAACAGCATGAGCACCATCAAGGATGTCGCCCGTTTGGCCAATGTATCGGTGGCAACGGTTTCACGGGTGATGAACAATTCACCCAAGGCCAGCGCCGCCTCCCGCGAGGTGGTGCTGAAGGCCATGGCCGAACTGGGCTACACCCCCAACGCCAACGCCCGGGC from Aeromonas rivipollensis carries:
- a CDS encoding UDP-glucose--hexose-1-phosphate uridylyltransferase, with translation MFNPVDHPHRRFNPLTGQYVLVSPHRAKRPWQGQVEKVSQATSQAHDPDCFLCAGNKRVTGDINPDYQGTFVFTNDFAALMQDTPAAAGQQDPLLKLEAARGTSRVICFSPDHGKTLPELALPAIEAVITTWMNQVAELSAQWEWVQVFENKGAVMGCSNPHPHGQLWGSDFLPNEIAREEEHQRAWLAEHGRPLLVDYVERELQDRSRIVVETEHWLAVVPFWAAWPFETLLLPKRHVPSLLNLTPELQQDLAIALKELTSRYDNLFECSFPYSMGWHFAPPKSDCPEAWQLHAHFYPPLLRSATVRKFMVGFEMLAETQRDLTPEQAAERLRSLSPVHYKANEVTP
- the galE gene encoding UDP-glucose 4-epimerase GalE, with protein sequence MKVLVTGGCGYIGSHTCLALQAAAMEPVVVDNLCNSKAGVLARIAAISGQVPAFYQGDIRDPALLDRIFAEQEIGAVIHFAALKAVGESTRIPLDYYDNNLGGTLVLLQAMKRAGVHNLVFSSSATVYGDPASVPIREDFPRSATNPYGRSKLIIEEILEDLQAAEPHWSMTLLRYFNPVGAHESGTLGEDPQGIPNNLMPFLTQVAIGRRDCLSVFGNDYKTPDGTGVRDYIHVMDLAEGHVKALQHCTHKGGVHAYNLGTGQGQSVLQMVAAFEAASSRPLPYRIEPRRPGDIAECWADPAKAERELGWHASRDLAAMCADSWRWQSTNPNGYEE